The following nucleotide sequence is from bacterium.
GAGACAGGCCGGCCCCGGTCCGATGGGGCTGCCTTGACGGGAGCGGTTCGAGGGGATCGTCGTGAACAGCGGCAGCAACGTCACCATCAAGCAGCCGAGAGGTCAGGGCGTTCAATATGTCTACGAGCGCCCGCGGGGCCAGATTTGGCGTCTGGAGCTGCGGCCCGGCTCGAAGCTCGACGAGGCGGCGATCGTAAAGTCTCTGGGCGTATCGCGGACA
It contains:
- a CDS encoding GntR family transcriptional regulator is translated as MNSGSNVTIKQPRGQGVQYVYERPRGQIWRLELRPGSKLDEAAIVKSLGVSRTPVREAIVRLASEQLVTLLPNRGAQVAPLERRKAG